The following coding sequences lie in one Arachis ipaensis cultivar K30076 chromosome B03, Araip1.1, whole genome shotgun sequence genomic window:
- the LOC107630531 gene encoding probable 26S proteasome regulatory subunit p27, whose product MVATNVKAETMSLMDKRTAVEAEMNSIIARLTQPGAPGLSGNLVDSEGFPRTDIDIPVVRSERRRLAELRNDHNEITEKINQNIQILHAARVGNKSTSFKSSDNGDGSDIQISSTVDAVASTPSQNILLRHSPDSMDVNVLVSRPFAMVDEIADASPAAEDGLQLGDQILKFGSVEAGDNLLQRLSSEAQSNVDRTVPVIIIRQGTVINLTVTPRTWQGRGLMGCHFRIL is encoded by the exons ATGGTAGCGACGAACGTGAAGGCAGAAACAATGTCTCTGATGGACAAGCGCACTGCCGTCGAGGCCGAGATGAACTCGATCATCGCCCGCCTCACTCAGCCCGGCGCTCCTGGTCTCTCCGGCAATCTCGTTGATTCCGag ggttttccccGTACGGATATTGACATTCCAGTTGTTCGATCTGAACGACGTCGTCTTGCAG AGCTGCGTAATGACCACAATGAGATAACTGAGAAGATAAATCAAAATATACAAATTTTGCATGCAGCAAGGGTTGGAAATAAATCAACATCCTTCAAGAGTTCAG ATAATGGTGATGGATCAGATATTCAAATCTCATCAACTGTAGATGCTGTTGCTTCAACACCGTCACAAAACATTCTTCTGAGACATTCCCCTGATTCCATGGATGTGAATGTGTTAGTCAGTAGACCCTTTGCAATGGTTGATGAAATTGCAGATGCATCACCGGCAGCTGAAGATGGCTTACAACTTGGAGACCAAATTTTGAAGTTCGGAAGTGTGGAAGCAGGTGATAATTTGCTCCAAAGACTTTCTTCTGAGGCTCAGTCAAATGTAGACCGCACAGTACCTGTTATTATAATAAGGCAAGGCACAGTGATCAATCTTACTGTCACACCAAGAACATGGCAAGGCAGAGGTCTTATGGG ATGCCATTTTCGGATCTTGTAG